The genomic stretch GAATTAGTGCCGTACGTGCGATGAAAGTGTATCTCGACGATTTTCGTTATCTTGCTTCTAAGGATGCAAATGTGGAGACGTATCGTCTTATCGATGGGGATTTATTATTTACCAGATACAATGGCAGTATTGACCTTCTTGGTGTTTGTGGAATGGTGCGTGGTTTGGGGGATCACATTCTGCTTTATCCAGACAAGTTGATGCGAGCTCGTGTGCTGACGAAATTAGTTCTGCCAGAATACTGTCAAATATTCTTTAGCGAAATGTCTGCGCGACGAAGAATGGTAGGTGAGTCCAAGTCATCTGCAGGTCAACAGGGGATAGCCGGATCGGATGTGAAAAATCAATATTTTGTACTCCCATCTCTTCCCGAACAGCGAGAAATCGTCCGTCGTGTCGATCGCCTCTTCACCCTCACCGATACCATCGAGAAGCAGGTGGCGGTTGGGACCGCGTGGGCTGAAAAGTTAACTCAGGCGATCCTAGCTAAGGCCTTCCGCGGCGAACTGGCCCCGCAAGACCCGAACGATGAACCCGCCTCAGTTCTGCTCGATCGCATCCGCTGTGACCGCGAAAAAGATGCTAAGAAGTCGAAAGCCAGGTAGGGCATGCGCTTATATATACGTAACGCAGATATTTGAAAGGCGATCCGATGAGCATTTTCGATATGATCATTCTGGCTGTGGGGGTGTGGGGCCTGGGCCTTGTACTGATGTTCATCATAGGAAAGGTGCTTTCACGAGCCACCCTTGTGTCCATAGAGCGCGATGATCCGAATGAAGCGATCTCAGAAAGATCACGCCGGCTTCGCATGGTCTATCGACGCGTGGTCACGCTGGCCGGAATGTACTGGTATATTTCGCTGCCATTTGTGGCGATGATAATCGTGGGGGTTGCCATTGCCATTATTTATGCCTTTATTTCGCTCGGCCACGTGCCTGTCTATTACGTGATAGTTCTTGTGGTGGGGACGGTGATTAGTCTCAATGCCATGGTTCGGTCACTCTTGATCCGTAACAGGAAAGAGGCAGCCCCCGGACGCGCCATCTTGGAAGCGGAGGCCCCTGGACTCTGGCAAATGACCCGTGAGGTCGCCGGCGCCGTTGGGACGCGTCCCATCGATGAGATTTGGTTGACGCCGGGTACGGATCTGGCGGTTTTCGAGCGGGGGAGTACGGGTCAGCGTATGAAGGACCTAGCCCCCCGTGCGTTGATCATTGGGGCAGGAGTCCTTGAGGGGTTTGAACAGGGTGCGTTTCGGGCGGTGCTTGCGCATGAATATGGTCATTTCGCCCACCGTGATACCGCTGGTGGAGAGATTGCGCTTCGTGTGACAAATGGCATGATGATGTTCGCGATTTCTATTGGGGAAGCCGGGTACGCCGTCTGGTGGAATCTGGCCTTCCAATTCCTTCGACTCTACCATCTGCTGTTCCGCCGGATCAGCCATGGGGCTACCCGGCTGCAGGAGGTCCTCGCCGATCGGGTGGCGGTCCATCACTATGGCCTCGAGGCTTTCCAAAATGGACTCACGCATATCGTCCGGCGGTCGATTCGTTTTGAGAAATGGGCCGACGATGAGATCAGGCAGGCGGTTGACCAGAAGCGATACTTATCAAATCTCTACTCACTCCCGGATTCCACCGACCACGCTGTCATGGCTGACTTGGAACAGCAAGTATCCCAAAAAATTGAGATGCCGACTTCAGAGGATAATACGCACCCAAGTCCACGGGATCGATTCAAACTTGGCCAGCGTATCCGCTCAGCCTGCGCTTACCAGGCTGACGGATTTGTGTGGGATCTTTTCCATGATCGAGTGGCCATCACGGCCGAGATGACCGCCGTTATTGCTCAGCGCATTGCTCAGCAGACATCCGCTCCCGTCGCGGCAAGGGTCGTGACAAATGTTCCTGACGCCAATGAAACCGCTGTGACCTCGCCAGAAGAAACGGTGGAACCTGACAGAGATGCAGCGCGGATCAGGGCAGAGATCGAGCTGAAAAGTCAGCAGCTTGCGGCTCTTCTGACGGAGCTCGCACCACTAAAATCGCGCCGGAATAAACTTAACATTATGGCACTAACCGGAGGGGCTTTGGCGGGGGCCCTTTTTGCTTTTCTGATCGTTCCGGAAGCCGTCGTCATTGGCTTGCTGCTGGGTATGGGGTGCGGTTATTTTGCGACCCGCCTGTACTACCTGTTGAACTCCGCGCAAAGAGACATTTCGGCGCGGTTGAATGCGGAAAAGATACTCAAAGACGAACTTGCCCGTATTTACGCGAATGTCGGTCCCCGTCATGAAAGAATGGCCGCGTCCGGCACAAAACTCCCTGTCCATCCACCCCAATCTGATGATGCAGTACTCCAGTGTCCATCGTGTGGAACGAGCTATCGCCCCCGTGACTATCGTTCGGACCTCGAACGAATATACTGTTCAGGGTGCAAGGCCGAGTTGCCAAGGAGTTGATAATAGCGCGGCAGGTGTTGCGTGTGGGCTCTCAAAAGGTACCCGTGGCAGATCATTGTCCCGAGGAGCCCACGGATTGACTCAACCATCAATATGTGACACACTGTGACACATGAAATCAATCAGCATACGTGAGCTCCATGAAAAAACAGGCGCCTGGGTGCGTCAGGCGGCTCATTATGGGGAAATCGAAGTCACGGATCACGGCAAGACTGTGGCGAGAATCCTGCCGCAGGTTCATGAACCGGAAGTACCGTACTTCGCCCGCCGCAAATTTACCCCGGCTTTTCGTAAGCTGATGCAGAGCGGGAAATTGCAAGGGGGGACCGACAGTACGGCCATCATCTCGGATGATCGAGATCGGCCTATTATATGATTTATCTGGACACCAGTTATATCGTGCGTTTGTATCTTGAGGATCCGGGATGGGAGCGGGTTCGTGAACTGGCTTCTACTGAATTGGTAGCCTGTTCTCTCCATGGCCGCACGGAAGCTATTTCCACGTTTCATCGCAAACTACGTGAAGGTGTTTTCACTACAAATCATTTCCATCAGCTTTTGGAGCAGTTCGAATTAGACTGCGAAA from bacterium encodes the following:
- a CDS encoding M48 family metallopeptidase, with protein sequence MSIFDMIILAVGVWGLGLVLMFIIGKVLSRATLVSIERDDPNEAISERSRRLRMVYRRVVTLAGMYWYISLPFVAMIIVGVAIAIIYAFISLGHVPVYYVIVLVVGTVISLNAMVRSLLIRNRKEAAPGRAILEAEAPGLWQMTREVAGAVGTRPIDEIWLTPGTDLAVFERGSTGQRMKDLAPRALIIGAGVLEGFEQGAFRAVLAHEYGHFAHRDTAGGEIALRVTNGMMMFAISIGEAGYAVWWNLAFQFLRLYHLLFRRISHGATRLQEVLADRVAVHHYGLEAFQNGLTHIVRRSIRFEKWADDEIRQAVDQKRYLSNLYSLPDSTDHAVMADLEQQVSQKIEMPTSEDNTHPSPRDRFKLGQRIRSACAYQADGFVWDLFHDRVAITAEMTAVIAQRIAQQTSAPVAARVVTNVPDANETAVTSPEETVEPDRDAARIRAEIELKSQQLAALLTELAPLKSRRNKLNIMALTGGALAGALFAFLIVPEAVVIGLLLGMGCGYFATRLYYLLNSAQRDISARLNAEKILKDELARIYANVGPRHERMAASGTKLPVHPPQSDDAVLQCPSCGTSYRPRDYRSDLERIYCSGCKAELPRS